One region of Vallitalea okinawensis genomic DNA includes:
- a CDS encoding AraC family transcriptional regulator, with amino-acid sequence MFKSNETTIIDMQFDKILSSDLDLYFSGKQACPPNHYRRGVRNYYIIHYIVKGNGIYKVDNQTYQLHENQGFLITPNTLTEYKASEANPWEYNWVAFNGTKAKEFLDDVGLNQENPVFTYDKDMQLHDCMNALYDSFNNYRSNSYHNKSLLYQFFYLLSAGKKHNPEEKNSKAYQQDYIEQSIQYIHQNFSRKLTIDEVAQYVGISRKYLYQLFSTHLNISPQKYLIVYRLNHACNLLEKTSLTITEVADSVGYSDGYLFSRMFKKYMNLSPSNWRKH; translated from the coding sequence GTGTTTAAATCTAATGAAACAACTATTATTGATATGCAATTTGATAAGATACTTTCCTCAGATTTGGATTTATACTTTAGTGGCAAGCAAGCTTGTCCTCCTAATCATTATAGAAGGGGCGTAAGAAACTACTATATTATTCACTACATTGTAAAAGGTAATGGTATCTATAAAGTCGATAATCAAACATATCAACTACATGAAAATCAAGGTTTTCTCATTACCCCCAATACGCTGACAGAATATAAGGCTAGTGAAGCTAACCCTTGGGAATACAATTGGGTTGCATTTAATGGAACTAAGGCTAAAGAGTTTTTAGATGACGTGGGATTGAATCAAGAAAATCCTGTCTTTACTTATGACAAAGATATGCAGTTGCATGATTGCATGAATGCTCTTTATGATAGCTTTAACAACTATAGATCCAACTCTTACCATAATAAAAGTCTTCTCTATCAATTTTTTTACCTTTTATCAGCTGGAAAGAAGCATAACCCAGAAGAAAAAAACTCAAAAGCTTATCAACAAGATTATATCGAGCAATCTATCCAATATATCCATCAGAACTTTTCTAGGAAGTTGACCATTGATGAGGTAGCTCAATATGTTGGTATAAGTAGAAAGTATTTATATCAGTTATTTAGTACTCACCTGAATATATCACCACAGAAATATTTAATAGTGTATCGCTTAAATCATGCTTGTAATTTACTTGAAAAAACGTCTTTAACTATAACAGAAGTTGCAGACTCAGTTGGCTATAGTGATGGTTATTTATTTTCTCGCATGTTTAAGAAGTACATGAATCTATCACCTTCTAATTGGAGGAAGCATTAA
- a CDS encoding extracellular solute-binding protein, whose protein sequence is MKIYKKIIALCLGATLVFTGCSGETDTNSNTETNDDKNIQVTANFNETGYPIVDEEMTLSVMFAGATQTESLESMPSIQNLKELTNIGIDVEFIGGDDFRTKVNLVLASGDLPDVILGGEGLKDVDILNNKEYFYPLDDYLQYAPNVQKMFEEVPILKKIATAPDGHIYSLPSYRPFRPQVNNAWIINTTWLDNLGLDMPTTTEEFYSVLKAFKEEDANGNGDPNDELPFTTDPSGMFSYQDLFNAFGITNTANFVNEKMDIRDGKVRFTPITEEYKEAMKYMRRLLEEELINPELFTATDFWTIGQVDSNGGAKVGVITSWTAPQMVGQWADQYEVLLPLEGPNGHRGITNELMQTTVVKNPFVIPRTNKNPEATMRWINEWYGEDMTVQAFFGSFGEGTKKNDDGTYSILPPADDTKNPDEWKWIKGVADPAPVYFSEELQDKILDADFHKLKASYDDLYGDLIEPIENTFPMMTWAPEESTELSTLYGDIYTYVDRKAAEWMMNGGIEEEWDDYIKEINKMGYDRLMEIYQTAYDRFMN, encoded by the coding sequence ATGAAAATCTACAAAAAGATTATTGCGTTATGCCTTGGTGCAACCTTAGTATTCACAGGTTGTTCTGGAGAAACAGATACGAATAGTAATACAGAAACAAATGATGACAAAAATATACAGGTAACAGCTAATTTTAATGAGACAGGTTACCCTATTGTTGATGAAGAAATGACATTAAGCGTTATGTTTGCAGGGGCAACACAAACGGAGTCACTTGAGTCTATGCCTTCAATTCAGAATTTAAAAGAATTAACCAATATCGGAATCGATGTAGAATTCATTGGAGGTGATGATTTTAGAACAAAGGTTAACCTTGTACTAGCCAGTGGAGATTTACCAGACGTTATATTGGGTGGTGAAGGTCTTAAAGATGTGGATATTTTAAATAACAAAGAGTATTTTTATCCATTAGATGACTATCTTCAATACGCTCCCAATGTACAAAAAATGTTTGAAGAAGTACCAATTCTAAAGAAGATTGCAACTGCTCCAGATGGACATATATACAGCTTACCATCATACCGTCCATTTAGACCTCAAGTTAATAATGCATGGATTATTAATACAACATGGTTAGATAACTTAGGGTTGGATATGCCAACAACAACTGAAGAATTTTATAGTGTTCTTAAAGCATTTAAAGAAGAGGATGCCAACGGTAATGGTGATCCAAATGATGAATTACCATTTACAACTGATCCCAGTGGAATGTTCAGCTATCAAGACTTATTTAATGCATTTGGTATAACAAATACAGCAAACTTTGTTAACGAAAAGATGGATATTCGTGATGGTAAAGTAAGATTTACACCTATAACAGAGGAATACAAAGAAGCAATGAAATATATGCGCCGTCTTCTGGAGGAAGAGTTGATTAATCCTGAACTCTTTACAGCAACTGACTTTTGGACTATCGGACAAGTCGATTCTAACGGTGGAGCAAAAGTTGGAGTTATCACAAGTTGGACAGCGCCACAAATGGTAGGACAATGGGCTGATCAATATGAAGTATTATTACCACTTGAAGGACCTAATGGTCATAGAGGGATTACAAACGAGTTAATGCAAACAACAGTTGTTAAGAATCCATTTGTCATACCAAGAACAAATAAAAATCCTGAAGCAACGATGCGTTGGATTAATGAGTGGTATGGTGAAGACATGACTGTACAAGCTTTCTTTGGTTCATTTGGAGAAGGTACTAAGAAAAATGATGACGGAACCTACAGCATTTTACCACCAGCTGATGATACCAAAAATCCAGATGAATGGAAATGGATCAAGGGTGTTGCTGACCCAGCACCAGTTTATTTCTCAGAAGAACTACAAGATAAAATTTTAGATGCTGATTTCCATAAGCTAAAAGCAAGTTATGATGATCTATACGGAGACTTAATTGAACCAATTGAAAATACATTCCCAATGATGACTTGGGCACCAGAAGAATCTACAGAATTGTCAACATTGTATGGTGATATCTATACATATGTCGATCGAAAAGCAGCTGAGTGGATGATGAATGGTGGCATTGAAGAAGAATGGGATGATTATATTAAAGAAATTAATAAAATGGGCTATGATCGTTTAATGGAGATTTATCAGACTGCTTATGATCGATTCATGAATTAG
- a CDS encoding TetR/AcrR family transcriptional regulator — MSTIDSRKAKRIQRIQEEILEAAATVISQKGFKSATTKEIAKEADMAEGTLYNYFKNKNEILMTIVERYVNNKRDFNVSTEVESVQEFILNMYKQNADIDQEAKARDRKIIKALIPELLTDKTLGPMYYERIVKPYLETLEEKLTILKSKGIVEDFDVKILSRLLYTSLIGYAILEINGDPEVAEATNEFKSAFAHTYVDVFGRGMGK, encoded by the coding sequence ATGTCCACTATAGACTCCAGAAAAGCTAAACGAATACAAAGAATTCAAGAAGAAATTTTAGAAGCTGCTGCTACTGTTATCAGCCAGAAGGGCTTTAAAAGTGCTACAACAAAAGAAATTGCTAAAGAAGCTGATATGGCAGAAGGCACTCTTTATAATTATTTTAAAAATAAGAATGAAATTTTAATGACCATCGTTGAAAGATATGTGAATAATAAACGAGATTTTAATGTTTCTACAGAAGTTGAATCTGTTCAAGAATTTATTCTCAACATGTATAAACAAAATGCTGATATTGATCAAGAAGCTAAGGCTAGAGATCGAAAAATTATCAAGGCTCTTATTCCAGAACTGCTTACTGATAAGACATTAGGACCTATGTATTATGAGCGAATTGTAAAGCCATATCTTGAAACCCTCGAAGAAAAGTTAACGATTCTAAAGAGTAAGGGAATTGTTGAAGATTTTGATGTTAAAATACTTTCAAGATTACTTTATACATCACTTATTGGATATGCTATTCTTGAGATCAATGGTGATCCAGAGGTTGCTGAAGCTACTAATGAATTTAAAAGTGCTTTTGCTCATACCTATGTTGACGTGTTTGGTAGGGGGATGGGTAAGTGA
- a CDS encoding glycoside hydrolase family 36 protein, with product MSLQHGLIDNNRMTLLNNGYGFQGFSFSIHLANKLLCSSNAYLVEHNGDTYTFEWEDGVRVNYSVKLDHTDPIAYLSMTVINRSQKNICIQSVSPLSIANETMVLGEGIDDWILYKNGIRKNDTVSIYKFQDPDYDLKEVIGQGDELGKITYIDSQQDQVSINSQYLTVLKSESTGQSILLGSIEPTQEFSSHNFICSRDEKNFESLSINVPLDNMTLSSDEEYNLGSVMISFEQDFKAIQHYAEISSQGLDKNWRQLPQLGWCSWYFFYENITQEKVLANAEIIKQYDLPLEVMLIDMGWEQRLGDWYANHKFSNGMKWMADQIKSYGLKPGLWLSPFWVEPRSEIHLNHPEWLLHDSSDKPIVFRCHIDGYIIDTSIPEAYQWITNVFKRVSKEWGFEVVKVDFLRAVAIYEQAQFKNPVSRAEALRLGMEAIRRGIGNDVTMIACGGQYGPTLDIADINRTSNDITAKWSSVRNTFKKNILRYWMNKKWWVNDPDCIILRDETEGTPGYIAGHKKDERGSFNNLEVETIIDLFKALNGTFLLGDDLSQLSDDKLIIIKEALKNYNKESSGAVPRDLFNNLYPHILEKKINSTTHEVTIVNWREESEGIQESWRLSELIGEQDDQSSYRVTNQKTGQVLGEFKVTDTLPACHIPLHGSIKLLITIA from the coding sequence TTGAGTCTACAACATGGATTAATAGACAATAATAGAATGACGCTTCTTAATAATGGTTATGGTTTTCAAGGGTTCAGCTTTTCTATTCACTTAGCAAATAAATTGTTATGCAGTTCAAATGCCTATTTAGTAGAACATAATGGTGATACCTACACATTTGAGTGGGAAGACGGGGTAAGAGTCAACTATTCAGTTAAGTTAGACCATACAGATCCAATAGCCTATTTAAGTATGACCGTTATTAACAGATCCCAAAAGAATATATGTATTCAATCAGTATCACCACTCAGTATCGCTAATGAGACAATGGTACTTGGAGAAGGTATTGATGACTGGATACTGTATAAAAATGGTATAAGGAAAAATGATACAGTATCCATTTATAAATTCCAAGATCCTGATTATGATTTGAAAGAAGTCATAGGACAAGGTGATGAGTTAGGTAAAATAACCTATATTGATAGTCAACAAGATCAGGTATCTATTAATAGCCAATACCTCACTGTATTAAAATCAGAAAGCACTGGTCAATCCATACTTCTTGGCTCTATTGAACCAACTCAGGAATTCTCTAGCCATAACTTCATATGTTCTAGAGATGAAAAAAACTTTGAGTCACTGTCAATAAATGTTCCATTAGATAATATGACTCTGTCTAGTGACGAAGAGTATAACCTTGGGTCAGTTATGATTTCCTTTGAACAGGATTTTAAAGCTATACAACACTACGCCGAAATCAGTAGTCAAGGTCTAGATAAAAATTGGAGGCAATTACCTCAACTAGGCTGGTGCTCTTGGTACTTCTTTTATGAAAACATCACTCAAGAAAAAGTACTAGCAAATGCAGAAATAATAAAGCAGTACGATCTACCGCTGGAAGTGATGCTAATTGATATGGGATGGGAACAACGATTGGGAGATTGGTATGCTAATCATAAATTTAGTAACGGTATGAAATGGATGGCAGATCAGATTAAGTCTTATGGGCTAAAACCAGGTTTATGGTTATCGCCCTTTTGGGTAGAGCCACGAAGTGAGATACACCTGAATCATCCTGAGTGGTTATTGCATGATTCTAGTGATAAACCCATTGTATTCAGATGTCATATTGATGGATATATCATAGATACATCTATACCAGAAGCTTATCAATGGATTACTAATGTATTTAAGAGAGTCTCAAAGGAATGGGGATTTGAAGTGGTGAAGGTAGATTTCTTAAGAGCTGTAGCTATCTATGAACAGGCTCAATTTAAGAATCCAGTATCACGGGCAGAGGCTTTACGATTAGGTATGGAAGCTATTCGAAGGGGGATAGGTAATGATGTAACCATGATAGCCTGTGGAGGACAATATGGTCCAACCCTTGACATAGCCGATATCAATCGGACCAGTAATGACATAACGGCTAAGTGGTCAAGTGTAAGAAACACATTCAAGAAAAATATCTTGAGGTATTGGATGAATAAGAAATGGTGGGTCAATGATCCAGATTGTATCATTCTCAGAGATGAAACTGAAGGGACACCTGGTTATATTGCTGGTCATAAGAAGGACGAAAGAGGAAGCTTCAACAACCTTGAAGTAGAAACAATTATCGATCTCTTCAAAGCCTTAAACGGTACTTTTTTATTAGGGGATGATCTTTCCCAATTAAGTGATGATAAACTTATTATAATTAAAGAAGCTCTTAAGAACTACAACAAAGAAAGTAGTGGAGCTGTCCCAAGAGATCTCTTTAATAATCTTTACCCACATATTTTAGAGAAGAAAATTAATTCTACAACCCATGAAGTAACCATTGTCAATTGGAGAGAGGAATCAGAAGGTATTCAGGAGAGTTGGAGGTTATCTGAATTAATAGGAGAGCAGGATGATCAGAGTAGTTATAGGGTTACAAATCAAAAGACTGGTCAGGTTCTAGGAGAATTTAAAGTGACTGATACCCTTCCAGCTTGTCATATACCACTACATGGTAGTATCAAATTGCTTATTACAATAGCTTAA
- a CDS encoding PEP/pyruvate-binding domain-containing protein yields the protein MTIYYNSVTQENAKLYYSFETKEDVKISEVGGKARSLIRMTQGGFNVPGGSVLTVKFFEEWLEQITELMTFQSNANNPKAFKEMAVELKEYATALEYSQEQKEVIDEILKDLGMDDRYAVRSSSPEEDLSGASFAGGYETFLGATKDTIYECIKKAFISCMDERVFHYKHQNGFDTSILRIAVIIQKQINSSSSGVGFSLNPLNNCYDEAVINANTGLGESVVSGLVTPDEFIVDKYREEIIEKTLGSKEQAIILSEQEGTKIIAGSQEMYSIDDQKAIRITKLINDIEDYYGFPVDIEWAFSGNELYILQSRPITTYIPLPKEMLTEPGEPKLLYLDGSLTKQGITTPISVMGCDCIDKTQRVMFKNMVGKADVTNAKSGMACTLGGRMYANLSIMIKFQGKEKVIKGARFSDIGSAELIRALDISEYIPKKMPDAMKGTIWGAIKNNIGTVKYIMKAAKDPAQYKAWYQTYEDDFENYLEDIMNKEMKLSDAPTLIFNEFLVLLNKMMAMTFAAEIARNRIEKILKKNFQDHEEKMHLLQRSLPNNITIDMGLMMYDISQFDQVKNLEYHEFEKMLDNHQLEQTLEKKWNEYIKLYGSRTTNELDIATTRPYEDARSIFEQIKRMSFIDQKDSPYEIYNKAKELREKTYVEILEQLGARDRKKLKKHYRNLVALGGKREELKYWYIRSIDAVRQVVMRKSKQLLYEGKINKSEDIFWLKLHEVDEAFHMSKEDVAAIIDEKKPYYRLLAQVNEFPKLIDSRGKILRLPQVEPKEGELVGQPISPGVVVGRVKVLKTPDEKPLLPGEIMVTRATDPGWTPLFINASAILLEVGGLLQHGALVAREYGKPCIAGIDHVMDILKDGQLVEIDGGRGLIKILED from the coding sequence ATGACAATATACTATAATTCTGTTACTCAGGAGAATGCAAAGTTATATTATAGTTTTGAAACGAAGGAAGATGTGAAAATATCTGAAGTAGGTGGAAAAGCTAGGTCGTTAATAAGAATGACTCAAGGTGGATTTAATGTACCAGGAGGTAGTGTTTTAACAGTTAAGTTTTTTGAGGAATGGTTAGAACAAATCACTGAGCTAATGACATTTCAGAGCAATGCCAATAATCCAAAAGCCTTTAAAGAAATGGCAGTGGAATTAAAAGAATACGCAACGGCATTAGAGTATAGCCAAGAGCAGAAGGAAGTTATCGATGAAATATTAAAAGATCTAGGGATGGATGACAGATATGCAGTTAGATCATCATCACCAGAGGAAGATTTAAGCGGAGCTTCTTTTGCAGGTGGCTATGAGACATTTCTTGGTGCCACAAAAGATACCATCTATGAGTGCATCAAAAAGGCTTTTATATCATGCATGGATGAAAGGGTATTTCATTACAAACATCAAAACGGATTTGATACCAGCATCCTTAGAATAGCAGTCATCATACAAAAGCAAATCAATTCTAGTTCATCAGGAGTTGGATTTTCATTGAATCCACTGAATAACTGTTATGATGAAGCAGTGATTAATGCTAATACCGGTCTTGGTGAAAGTGTTGTTTCTGGATTAGTCACACCTGATGAATTCATTGTGGATAAGTATCGTGAAGAAATAATAGAAAAAACATTGGGATCAAAAGAACAGGCTATTATTCTAAGTGAACAAGAAGGAACAAAAATAATTGCAGGAAGCCAAGAGATGTATTCCATAGATGATCAGAAAGCAATAAGAATAACGAAATTAATAAATGATATAGAAGACTACTACGGTTTTCCTGTTGATATTGAGTGGGCGTTTAGTGGTAATGAGCTTTATATCCTGCAATCAAGACCTATAACCACTTATATCCCTTTACCAAAAGAAATGTTAACTGAACCAGGAGAGCCAAAATTATTATACCTCGATGGAAGCTTAACCAAGCAAGGTATTACCACGCCTATATCCGTTATGGGGTGTGACTGCATTGATAAAACCCAAAGAGTTATGTTTAAGAACATGGTTGGTAAAGCGGATGTTACAAATGCTAAATCTGGAATGGCTTGCACGCTAGGGGGGAGGATGTATGCTAATCTTTCCATCATGATTAAGTTCCAAGGTAAAGAAAAAGTGATTAAAGGAGCAAGATTTTCTGATATAGGATCAGCTGAACTGATCAGAGCCCTTGATATAAGTGAGTATATACCTAAGAAGATGCCAGATGCCATGAAGGGTACTATATGGGGTGCTATTAAGAATAATATTGGTACGGTTAAATACATCATGAAGGCAGCGAAAGACCCTGCCCAATATAAAGCATGGTATCAAACTTATGAAGATGACTTTGAGAATTACCTTGAAGACATTATGAATAAAGAAATGAAACTATCGGATGCGCCAACCTTAATCTTTAATGAATTCCTTGTCCTATTGAACAAAATGATGGCAATGACATTTGCAGCTGAAATAGCTAGAAATAGAATTGAGAAAATCCTTAAAAAGAACTTTCAAGATCATGAAGAGAAAATGCATTTATTACAAAGATCCTTACCTAATAATATCACCATTGACATGGGATTAATGATGTACGATATCTCCCAATTTGATCAAGTAAAGAACCTAGAATATCATGAGTTTGAGAAGATGCTAGACAATCATCAATTAGAGCAAACACTTGAAAAGAAGTGGAATGAATATATTAAGTTATACGGTTCAAGAACAACCAATGAACTGGACATTGCTACAACTAGACCTTATGAAGATGCTAGAAGTATCTTCGAACAGATTAAAAGAATGTCTTTTATAGACCAAAAAGATAGTCCATATGAAATCTATAATAAGGCTAAAGAATTAAGAGAAAAGACCTATGTAGAGATTCTAGAACAATTAGGTGCTAGAGATCGCAAAAAGCTTAAGAAACATTATAGAAACTTGGTAGCCTTAGGTGGTAAACGTGAAGAACTAAAATACTGGTATATCCGATCAATCGATGCAGTACGTCAAGTAGTTATGCGTAAAAGTAAGCAATTATTGTATGAAGGAAAGATTAATAAGAGTGAAGATATCTTTTGGCTTAAACTTCATGAGGTAGATGAAGCATTCCATATGAGTAAAGAAGATGTAGCTGCAATAATTGATGAAAAGAAACCTTATTACCGATTATTAGCGCAAGTTAATGAATTCCCTAAATTAATCGATTCAAGAGGTAAGATATTAAGACTTCCACAGGTAGAACCAAAAGAAGGGGAATTAGTAGGTCAGCCTATTTCACCAGGAGTAGTTGTAGGTCGCGTGAAAGTTCTAAAGACACCCGATGAAAAACCTTTACTACCAGGAGAAATCATGGTAACAAGAGCAACAGATCCAGGATGGACACCACTATTCATCAATGCTTCCGCCATATTACTTGAAGTAGGCGGTTTACTACAACATGGAGCCTTAGTGGCAAGAGAATACGGTAAGCCCTGTATAGCAGGTATCGATCATGTCATGGATATATTAAAAGATGGTCAATTGGTGGAAATAGACGGTGGTAGAGGATTGATAAAAATACTTGAAGATTAA
- a CDS encoding GNAT family N-acetyltransferase codes for MDKCTCTTVNSEKFAIYHTIYTDSNIFLRFDWNERVNVFKSKVNSYFVFLKDKLIGGFILLDDQVSYPFMYPPFNDRMLFWKIVLDFAYKTCSKNELYLTNISDLDVNLLNKQFSVTIKMTQRRMLRPTEQSNVVLCKNFYFDEPTIKDIPNIVQTVFEAHSSGFTSKYKAPDKSEIEKAINMRFQAFLQTESLHLSTIVKDIDNHDLVGVCIAGIYPDSPNNFSTIHQVSVIPEYRRKGIAEAMMLKTINIAHTISPVITLGVMVGNPAEQLYTKLGFSSGPSYSNLTYTFQG; via the coding sequence ATGGATAAATGTACCTGCACTACAGTAAATAGCGAAAAATTTGCAATATATCATACTATTTATACAGATTCCAATATATTTTTGAGATTTGATTGGAACGAGCGCGTGAATGTATTTAAATCGAAGGTAAATAGCTATTTTGTTTTTTTAAAAGATAAATTAATTGGCGGATTTATATTATTAGATGATCAAGTAAGTTATCCTTTTATGTACCCACCATTTAACGACAGGATGTTATTTTGGAAAATCGTTTTGGACTTTGCTTATAAAACCTGTTCTAAAAATGAACTATATTTAACTAATATATCCGATCTGGATGTTAATCTATTAAATAAACAATTTTCAGTAACGATTAAAATGACTCAACGAAGAATGCTTCGACCAACAGAACAAAGCAATGTTGTTCTTTGTAAAAATTTCTATTTTGACGAACCAACCATAAAAGATATTCCTAATATTGTACAGACTGTTTTTGAAGCACATTCCTCTGGCTTTACCTCAAAATACAAAGCACCTGATAAATCGGAAATTGAGAAAGCAATTAATATGCGATTTCAAGCTTTTTTGCAGACTGAATCGTTGCACCTAAGTACAATTGTTAAAGATATTGATAATCATGACCTAGTAGGAGTATGTATTGCAGGGATATACCCTGACTCACCGAATAACTTTTCAACCATTCATCAAGTTTCTGTAATACCAGAATATCGTAGAAAAGGAATTGCAGAAGCTATGATGCTTAAAACAATAAACATTGCACACACGATCTCCCCTGTTATTACCTTAGGTGTTATGGTGGGAAATCCAGCAGAACAGTTATATACTAAACTTGGTTTTTCTTCTGGTCCAAGCTACAGTAATCTAACCTACACTTTTCAAGGATAA
- a CDS encoding carbohydrate ABC transporter permease — protein MNMKSRKDTVVTVVIYVIAAVALILSLYPLYFVIIASISSPVAVEAGQVYLFPVDLSWEGYIRVFQDSRLWIGYRNTIFYTIAGTSCSLLFTLPAAYALSRKDFKAGKIFMFFMTFTMFFNGGLIPTYLLIKNIGLYNTPWVMILPFCLNIYNLIITRTFFTRSIPSSLLEAAKIDGCGNFRFFISIVLPLSKAIIAVITLYYAVAQWNEYFKALIYIRDEELNTLQLVLRSILLEGETLSNSGGESAIQAKRIAGLMKYSIIVLASLPVIIIYPFMQKYFVQGVMIGAIKE, from the coding sequence ATGAATATGAAGTCTAGGAAAGATACAGTAGTTACAGTAGTTATATATGTCATTGCAGCGGTTGCATTAATACTGTCTTTATATCCACTATATTTTGTTATCATTGCATCAATAAGTTCACCAGTAGCAGTTGAAGCCGGGCAGGTCTATCTATTTCCAGTGGATCTATCCTGGGAAGGATACATAAGGGTTTTTCAAGACTCCAGATTGTGGATAGGGTATCGAAATACAATTTTTTATACAATAGCAGGTACTTCTTGCAGTCTACTTTTTACATTACCAGCTGCATATGCCTTATCACGTAAGGACTTTAAAGCAGGGAAAATATTTATGTTTTTTATGACTTTTACTATGTTCTTTAATGGAGGACTTATACCTACTTATTTGTTAATAAAAAATATTGGTTTATATAACACACCATGGGTAATGATCTTACCATTTTGTCTAAATATATATAATCTAATCATTACGCGAACCTTTTTTACGAGAAGTATACCAAGTAGCTTACTAGAAGCTGCTAAAATAGATGGATGTGGTAATTTTAGATTCTTCATCAGCATTGTATTGCCACTATCGAAAGCAATTATTGCTGTAATCACATTATATTATGCGGTTGCACAATGGAATGAATATTTTAAAGCACTCATTTATATACGTGATGAAGAACTGAATACTTTGCAATTAGTTTTACGATCAATCTTATTGGAAGGCGAAACCTTATCCAATAGTGGTGGTGAAAGTGCCATTCAGGCAAAACGTATAGCAGGACTCATGAAATACTCAATAATTGTTTTGGCATCACTTCCTGTTATTATCATCTATCCATTCATGCAAAAGTACTTTGTACAAGGCGTTATGATTGGAGCAATAAAAGAATAA
- a CDS encoding winged helix-turn-helix transcriptional regulator — MKDKIEVNEKGKLDCSIERTMSIIGGKWKPVILWHLGTDGTLRYNQLRKMLPGIAHKMLSQQLRELEKDNLIIRKQYNEVPPKVEYSLTERGQTVMPILQLMHTWGKDIK; from the coding sequence ATGAAAGATAAAATAGAAGTTAATGAAAAAGGAAAATTAGATTGTTCCATCGAAAGAACCATGTCCATTATAGGTGGGAAGTGGAAGCCTGTTATATTGTGGCACCTTGGTACAGATGGAACACTACGATACAATCAGTTAAGAAAGATGCTTCCTGGCATCGCTCACAAAATGTTGAGTCAACAACTCAGAGAATTGGAAAAAGATAATTTAATAATTCGAAAGCAATACAATGAAGTACCTCCTAAAGTAGAATATTCTCTGACTGAAAGAGGACAAACAGTTATGCCTATACTGCAGTTGATGCACACTTGGGGTAAAGATATAAAGTAG
- a CDS encoding lactoylglutathione lyase family protein: MYPRTFSHIGLSVPNLDEAVKFYSEVMGWYVLMEPTEITKDDSAIGIMCNDVFGEDWESFRIAHLSTGDKIGVEIFEFPHNEKPENHFEYWKTGLFHFSVQDPDIEGLVAKIVEHGGKQRMPIREYYPGEKPFKMCYVEDPFGNIFEVYSHSYEMTYSAGSY, translated from the coding sequence ATGTATCCTAGAACCTTTTCTCATATTGGATTATCTGTCCCTAACCTCGACGAAGCTGTTAAATTCTATAGTGAAGTAATGGGTTGGTATGTATTGATGGAACCAACAGAAATTACTAAAGATGATTCAGCTATTGGTATTATGTGCAACGACGTTTTCGGTGAGGATTGGGAAAGTTTCCGCATAGCCCATTTATCAACAGGTGATAAAATCGGTGTGGAGATCTTTGAATTCCCTCATAATGAAAAGCCAGAAAACCATTTCGAGTATTGGAAAACTGGACTTTTCCATTTTTCTGTTCAAGATCCTGATATTGAAGGACTTGTTGCAAAGATCGTTGAACATGGTGGTAAACAAAGAATGCCTATTCGTGAGTACTATCCTGGAGAGAAACCATTTAAAATGTGCTATGTTGAAGATCCCTTTGGTAACATCTTTGAAGTTTATAGCCACAGCTATGAGATGACATACTCTGCTGGTTCTTATTAA